A part of Paraburkholderia largidicola genomic DNA contains:
- the ahpC gene encoding alkyl hydroperoxide reductase subunit C has translation MPIINSQVKPFKATAYHNGDFVTVTDESFKGKWSVVVFYPADFTFVCPTELGDLADRYEEFKKLGVEIYSVSTDTHFTHKAWHDTSDTIEKIKYPMIADPTLAISRNFDVLIEEEGLALRGTFVINPEGEIKLCEIHDNGIGRDAGELLRKVQAAQYIAAHPGEVCPAKWTPGAETLTPSLDLIGKI, from the coding sequence ATGCCGATCATCAACAGCCAGGTCAAACCGTTCAAGGCCACCGCATACCACAATGGCGATTTCGTGACCGTCACCGACGAAAGCTTCAAGGGCAAATGGTCCGTCGTCGTGTTCTATCCGGCCGACTTCACGTTCGTGTGCCCGACCGAATTGGGCGATCTGGCCGACCGTTACGAAGAATTCAAGAAACTCGGCGTCGAAATCTACAGCGTGTCGACGGATACGCACTTCACGCACAAGGCATGGCACGACACGTCGGACACGATCGAAAAGATCAAGTACCCGATGATCGCTGACCCGACGCTGGCAATCTCGCGCAACTTCGACGTTCTGATCGAAGAAGAAGGTCTGGCGCTGCGCGGCACGTTCGTGATCAACCCGGAAGGCGAGATCAAGCTGTGCGAAATCCACGACAACGGCATCGGCCGTGACGCCGGCGAACTGCTGCGCAAGGTGCAGGCTGCGCAATACATCGCGGCGCATCCGGGTGAAGTCTGCCCCGCCAAGTGGACGCCGGGCGCTGAAACGCTGACGCCGTCGCTGGACCTGATCGGCAAGATCTAA